The sequence CTAAGTCAAGATTATAATAAGAATTGCGAGTTTACATGTGCAGCGAATAGAAACCCTTTATAGTTTATTGGTGAGAAGAAACTCAAGTGGTTTGCAAAGTGAGGTTCCAACTTCATCCCACTAACAGCATTTCAGGACAAAAAAGTAACATGGAATACCACCATCAAGCTATTACAAtcctgtatttttagaaaattacaTGATGGTACATCAGTTCCTCTCATCATGACACACATGGTATTATCTTGCTCTTCAATCCCTAAGGCTATCCAACAGTAACTTGAAACTGGGTGCCTAGCTTGCATATGCAATTGTTCCAGTTGTGCATTCACAGCTGACAACAATAGCTATGATCATTCATGCACAGAATATTTGCTTTAAGATGTGGATAACTACATGAAAATAGTAGAAAccattttccattcattttccaaCACTAGGCTTCAAGACATTTTAGATATCTATTTATACCAAATTTGCCCAAAGAGTGCAGACTGGAGTGCAAAGCTCCACAAAATGAAGACTAGCTAAGCAGCCTCTACTGGCTGTTACAAAAATTAACAATAAATGTATATGCAAGTGGGTATCTTAAAGTAACAGTAAGGACAATGATTAGATTAAGTAATAACTTGATTTCTACTATCATGTATCAATTAGTTTTCTAATATCTGGTGGTGTGTGAGGACACCAGACAGTATTCTTATTTAGAAACTCTATGTTTCATGCATAACTTCCTAAGATATACAATGCCCTCCAGAACAATTCACTTTCTATGAATACTTCATGAAAACATTTGCTCTGGTGTCATCATGTAAGGAACAACTTACAGAAGATCCAGGTGGCTTAAGAACATCCATCCAATATATTTTTGCAATGTATCTACAGACTGGCCTTTTAGgaactttggaagaaaaacatccttaCATTTCTTTCTACTGCATATGAAAGAAGGGTCTGGTCAAACACGTAGTAAGGATTCCACTGATCAGTCATTTTAAgctcagcaaaagcaaagcattgcCCAGACAATTCAGTGCTACCGTCTGTTCAGGCTGTTATCAGAAATGGCTAGGAAAGACCTGTGAATTGTGTTAAGTTCCAAAATATAAGCAGTTAATTTAACAGTCTTGTTTAGGACTGATGGTGTGGGTCAGCCCCAACTGCAGGCTACAGTTGTTACCAACAGATCCTTAACTAACTAAGGTCCTCTGTTTGTTGGTCTCCTTGATCACGCATTCATAAGGCATCTAAGCAAAGCATGAGAGTGTTTTCTGCGACCTCTTTATAATCCTGGAATGCAAACAACAGGAACAACTTTGCTCACAAATGATTTAGAGTCCCAAGTTGTCACAGATCACTAAGAAGTGACTGCTGAACACTGGAAGGAGGACAGGCATTCTGCTGGCTTTCCCCTTCATCTGGGAGCTGCCTGTGCCAGCAAAATCAACTGTGGTAGCTAACAGCATGTGTAAAATTTGCCTGGAACATTATTACAGATATACGCACAGGAGACCAGTTTAAAGCTTCGATCCTCCCCCTTTACCCTGCAgagacagtgattttttttttttttaaacaaactttgTTGAGGCTGTTTTTCAGCAGAACAAAGGGGGCTCAAAAAAAGTTAGTatcattatttgtttttaaaagcaaataaggaATTCAGCTCTTCTGATAACATATTTTTAGAGAGATTAGGATATTTAcagcctcttaaaaaaaatactgcatagCTCAGTCTCCCTTCAGTAAAGGTTTTCTCAAATATATTCTTCAAAGTCATGAAAACTAATTTTGCAACATCACTTACACCTTTGTCTTTCTGAAAtggttcttttaaaatgtttcatgtaAAAGTTTTCATTAGCTTCTACTGCCCAGAAAGTATCTTTTTCTTGATCAGTTCTGCCCAATTTGTCACACTGAACTCACTGCTTCGTTCTTTCCAGCTCATCTCCCATCCTCTCTGCCCTTTACAGGCATACCTTAATAGCTTTGTCACTTCCATCCTGAGCAGACAAGGCactagcattttaaaatataaaggtaCACCTCTCATTTCTGTTGAATCTTCTAGAAGTACTTGCAGAGTTGTGTTCATAAGCTGAACGCACCAGTTAACATTTTCTCCTcctattttcttattaaacCTCACATAAAATTTCGCTTATTTGCACTTGCAAAGCAGGAAACCCTTGAGACACAAGTGGAACAAATGTAAAGGTCAACGAGTATAGATAACAGGCTGCAGCCCAAACAGCTTTCTCAAGAAATCACAGGACTAGTAAAGGAATGAAAGAAGTCACTTTTAAAAGACATATCTTAATCCTGAAAGGTGTCGTTAGAAAAACGTTTGTCACTGATGGTTTTTGGACCTACCATTTAAGAATATATGGGAATTTACCTGCTCAAAAGCTATTTCATCTACTGAAGTTCAACATGTTAAAACACATTGAGTTTATGTGTTTGTACTAGAAGTATGTTTAGAAACAGAATTACCTTAACTTTCAACATATTATCAAGTGTCTTAACTACTGAACACAACTAAACTGAAAAATGGGAAGTTACCTTGTACCTCAGCAGTCAGCACGGTTACTCTGAACAACACAGGTATATCAGGCTCATGATGGGGGTGTTTggattgattttaaaattaggctggaaagaaaaaattcatcCTGAAACAAGGCTGCAAGTTTCCTTATGCCATAAACAAACTAAATTGACAGAGAATACTGTTTCCTCCCCGCCACTAAAACTGTGAGAACATGACAAAAGTAACAAAGGAAACATtaatttgggggctttatttaatttttctttcctttttttttttttcttttttttttaagatgctacATAGTCAAACAGGATTGGTCTTTTACGGCATAGGACTAGTTTACtactaatattttttcccctagatAGACTTATTTACATACAAAAACAGTTTCCTGACCACTGTTTCTCCAATGCTCAGATGATCAAAACTCCCAACAATTGTGTAGTGCCCAAAACACCAGGAGGCAGAAGAATCTCGCATCACTACAGCAGCAAATTTTAGTTCTAGTCACTGGCTTTAAAGAGGTGCCTTTTCATACCATATAGTATTAGTCAATTTTGTGACAATAAGGAAACATGAGatgaaatacattaaataagTTAAATATGCATTAAACATCTctgaataacattttaattcaaCTAAATGAACCAACAGCAATGTAGCTTGGTCCCTTTATGAGAACAAGGCATTGACCTTTATTCCAAATGAGCGTCACACCAGTCAATATATGCCTCTTAATGATGCCTAGCACATTCAGCATTGCCACATACAattcttttcagcttctcactATTCATTTAAGTGCCAAGAAACTGGTAACTTGCACAGAGTTGAAGACACTGACAAAAACTGTTAAATTTATGAGCAGAATGGTGGATTAACGTATTTTACAGAAGTTATCAACGCCTCCTGCCTAACCCAGCTCCAAACATCCAATAGGGCCAGCTCCAGCAGTGGAGGaatagctttttctgtttttccttttttttttttttaaaaagaggtaaTCCAGCAACATGTATCAGGGTCTAAGAATGTTTAAAATGACATATACAATATTCCATTGTAGTgttaaatcaatattttctcccctccttcaTCACTGAAGCATATTCTCTTTCATTCATTCACTCATCGTACATTTTAAACTTTCTAGATTATGTTACATAGTATTTGTGCAGGGGTAATTTAAAGGCAAGACCTGTGAGATGtcatacattaattttttttttaaacattgttaTGAATAAATTTAATCCAATGATATGGCAGAACCATCAAACCAATTTACAATTTCCAGCATGCTGCCTCTACAAGGCTATTTTTCCTATAATTACACCAAagacaaagaacaaaaccaccaaaGCAAGTAGTCTGGAGCTGAACCCTTCATCCTtgacagcagctgcagaagcagataTTGGGTTGTTTGTCTGGGGTGCCCTCCTCATCCGCAGTCCGTCCTCTTCCTAAAGGAAGATATATTGattatttctactgaaaaaaaagctttaaatattCATCCTTATCATATTTATTTTAGGTGGGCATAATAAAACAGGCGAAAGCTAATTTACAGCTCTATTTCCTAGATAATCCTGAGAAGGAAAGAGTAGTGAGGTAGGAGAGGAATTCTGTATCTACTTGACTGGAGAGCAAAAACCACGTGCTCTTGGAGGTTTTCTGCTGCTGACTAAGGTAACAGGGGAAGCAATGGGGAAGCCTGCAAGAACACTTGTCCAAACTCTGGAGACAGCTCCAGAACTTCAGAAACAACGATGGCTTTTCTTGCTCTGTAAGCAAATATACCGCTGTTGgggaaaatgcttttcagtatAACTAAGATGGTGCATGTTTTTCACAACCTTTTAAGGCAATTATAGTCATCATTCCCCTAGTTAGATGTCACAAGCAAATTTTACCAGCATTTGAAGGGAAATCTATTTCCCCCATCATATTAATGCTGACATTTTGACATGAAACTAATGGCAATAATTAGGATATTTTCTTGGTATGAGTTTGACAGCTCTCTTGATTTAAAGATGAGTCAACAAATAACACAACATCATAACACCAGATATTATCACTTCACATGGAGACGATGTTCCCCATGTCTTGATCTAAACTGTTGTGCAGCACAGCTGTGAGTTAGCACACTCCATTCCACACACAGAGCACTTCAGGAGATGGTAAAGTGAGCCTTTTGTGACTGAACTTGTATACAGCCGAAGCAACAGTGTTAGACTTTTTTAATGTGATACAGTATTATAGTGCAAAAGTATAAGATAGTGAAGCAAAAGCCTCCAGtctatacataaaaaaatactCAAGAAATAAAGCTGCAATAAAAGTTACTGCAGCCTTAAAAATTGTAAGATAAGTGAAATTCAAAAGGCTTAGGGTATGTCAGTGTTTCTCACTTTTGAATTTAAAGGGGCACCTAATGTTCTGGagcaaaaaatttaaaaaaaaaaattatttattcatcaGAAGTCACAGACTACCTGATACCTCACTACTGCTCTAAGTCTGGAGGGGGACAACTGACTTTTGTAAACAATGAAATGTTGTTTAACTATATAGTAATTTTACTGCTAGAAACAAcacatttcaattttaaatattttaacttccTTTTGACAGTGACTCTAGCCTGACCCTGACAGCACCTGGTGGCTGGCAGTAATTTAACattgttttctgatgttttacAGATGTTTCTCACACTCCACAAAGGGAACAAACAGCTCACTGTTTTAAGACATTACTGTAAGACATCAGCTCAATTCTACATATCTCCTGTAGTGTTTATTCAAGActgatttgcaaaaaaaataaaataaaatcatatagTACTTATAGTACTGTGAGATGCTGGGAAAACAAGAACGCAAGGAGAAGTTAAGGTCGTGTCTCAGCTATATACATACATTATTTCTATGTGCAGAACAAAACTGATTTACAAAtgtttaaagaatttcttcatgcATCAGCCAGCCAAGCAGCAAAGCTGACAGAACAGAGTTCCTTTCACTGGGCTCCAACAGGCACAAATTCCAAATTTTCATTGGTCCTGTTATCTATGAAACTAGACATTTATAACAAATGAAACTACTGTAAGAAGTGTGTTTCAGCATGGTGATAAAGGCTTCTCAATTACTTGATTTCACAGCGATGTGCTGGATATGACAGGAAGCGTATTTCCTATTAATCTGTCTTTGGTCATTTCAACTGCATATTATAGGTACAACTCAGTATTTGCACAACACTGCCCTCAAGCTCCCATCAGTTTGAGAGAACAGGGCCAAATCCAACACTGAATGCTTAATTCAGACTGAGAAAATtaggtgggaaaagaaaaaaaaaagagagggaattCATTACTTTGGGTTGCTATCCAATCAGTTTCTCTGACTGCATGACTTGTACATGCTTCCTTTCAAAGGAAGCATTGATTTCAACACTTTTTCTCAGTTTATAGAGAGAAACCTAAATTATCTTTCAATTTATagacaatattaaaatattgtgcCAAGGTCAGGTAACCAATCCTTTAAGTCAGAAGCTTCTTTTTCAGGAAAGGGgtaaacctgaaaaaaaagaaaagtatatttACCTTAAACTGTTTATTCTCCTCCCGTAACCTCTGAACTTCTACTTGGAGCCTCTTATAGTCTTCCATTACTTTCTTAACTTCAGTGTCATCCAAAGAAGAGCTTATTGATTTAGACATTACAGAGGAATCTGTCTTTGTTGCGGATGTGgatacaattttatttatttctacgTCATGCTGTTAAAAAAGGATAAGAGTGGTTTTTGGTTAGTTATTAACATCACACCACACACCTGATACTTAGGAGGAGAATCAGGGAAAATTGTCTGTGCACACCTGAAATGTGCCTgtatcaaaagaaataaacaacatttttcttcctgtaaccTTTACTTCCcctttctgtttcacagaaaagaCCAGATCAGCAGCAATAAGTGCAGACAGAACGACCTCGACTTTTCAGTCCCTGCatatacagaaaaggaaatatccTTAGACCATGCCCCACAATATGAATTTGCTCACAGTTCGCTTATGGAGTATGAGTGCTCTACTCACTTTCCCCTCCCCAAGCACAACACAAGCAGCTACTCCAGGTACTAGGGTATCACTAGGATCTACCCACCTGCTCTGCTGAGTCCCCTCTCTCTTCACTCCCCACAGCTGGCTAtcacctctccttccttctgtgtttctgtgatggaGGAACTTGCAACCCAAGTTAGGAAACAAGCTGCAGACCTCCAAACCCTCCGCCCTTTCCTGCCTTTGGATACTCTCCATGTTCTGCACTTTAGAATGCAAAGGGCCTGGCTCtcataaaaaccaaaccactctCTCCCCACCCAAACTACCACCAAAGTCTTAACatgaagattttatttatatgaataaAGTAATAGGATTTGTTACTacttgtgctttgttttgccCTAATGAATTTTAGggattaaggaaaaaatgatgaCTAAACAGAACAGCTGCTAAGTTTCATTTagttcagattttttccttcctctcatcACACCTCTAaactggaaacacagaaagtACCCTGGCCTAAAACAAAAGCACCTACTTTTAGAGCAAATGTTCACTCTCTGGAGCAGATAGAGCAGACACAGTGAGACTACAATAGCGACATTGTAGCAAAACCTAATTGTAATTACAAGCTGTCCAGCGCAAGGAAGAATAATTGTGCCTTCTGTACCTGCATActaggaaacatttttcagtttattcaaTCCATTATCAGTTCTACACTTGACACTAAGTACTGCCATTAGAAATTAATGTGTTCATTACCCTAACAAAAAAAGGATCCTACAATATTATAGCTGCTAATTGCAATATAATCCCTAACTGCATTTGTGTCTTCCTTACTAGCTTTCTAGCAATTTACCTGCTAACAATCAGTGTTGAATCAAGGAAGCAAAGGGGAGTGTTGGACAGGCAAATTTATATTGCTGACGGTTGTAACTGCTTCAGTATAAACTCTGAGCTTTATGACCATCAATCAGCACCTTTCAAAATTTTTTGAAATACTCTTTATCCTATGATCTTTCACTAAATGAAATCAGATCAACTCAAAagatttctttgtgtttgtgctGCACTTATTGTTCATATTAGCTGCTAGTTACATTAAGCATCACTaggattttaaataatttatattgtGTTTTCAAAGGGTGATGCCATCCAGGCAGTGAAACAGAaggttctttcttttcttatataGCTGTCTATATAAACATGCCATTTTACACTATTTACTGTGGTATTAAGTTAAAACACTCAATATGCATCTGAAAATACTCACAGGCTTATCATTTTCCGCTGGTAGCTCAAACACACATCTAAGTTTTGAATCCATGAGTTCTTCCGGTTTTGCTTCTTTCCACTggaataatttaatattaattgaATATTAAACATACTAATATAATAAGGCAGATGGAAAATACAGTGTATTATGTGAACAAATCGCATCATCTTTGTCATAAAAACCCCCACAGATGTTTATCATGTTACTATTAACCACATAcatgatgaaaaatgaaactaaataCATAACTGAGCAGTACTGTAAAGAAAGACCAGATACTATGAAGGAAATAATTCTAAATGGTCTGAAATTTACACAGGTGATTTACAGGAGAACTGGGAATTGTGTAAGAGTAATTAGCATAGACAGGGGGAGCTATGgtcctgattaaaaaaaaaaaaagggaggggtgcattcaaaggaagggaaagataATAAAAACCTAAATCAGTAACAATGTTAGTTCTGAAGTCTGTTCACCAGAGTTCCTATTCAAGGTCTTCAAATTTCACATGAGGTTTTCTTCATGATTAGTATGAACTACAGGACTGTTCTTCCCTCTCCTTGTTTTCCACCTCCTTATTTTTCAGCATCAATGTCTAAACAATGACAGATGTGCTACATATAGAAAGGCATAGCTTCCCCTCTCATCTCCCCTTCAACTAGGGAGTCTACCATAAAGAAGTTtccttgcaatatttttaataaggatTAACAGTTCTAAATCTTTGCTCAGTACCAGCTGTAACCATGAACTGAAAAGACTGATTCATAGTATTGATATACAGCAAGAACCGTACACATTTATGTCCTGGAGTTCTCACATGCTTCTCTTCACTTTTTGACCACACTTCTGGTAACATGGATATCTCAAGCATATTGCAAAAGTAGGTGTCAAATTATGGCTAACCCCTGCGCAACCTGAAGTATTTGACTCATCCTAAATAGCTGAATCGTACTTCAGCTCTTCTGTGGCTGAAGTCAGAATTCTATTTCGAGCTCCTTGGCTGCCTGTGAAGTGTTGAAAGCTTTATAGTACTTCAGTAATTTCTCTCACCTGTTTATCCAGAATAGGAAGAGATTTGGAAAGTGGTAACAAAACTGAGAACTGATCAAGTGttataggaaaagaaatggtaTTGGTCTGAGAGCTCTGGAAAAC comes from Nyctibius grandis isolate bNycGra1 chromosome 19, bNycGra1.pri, whole genome shotgun sequence and encodes:
- the VAPB gene encoding vesicle-associated membrane protein-associated protein B/C translates to MAKAEQVLSLEPQHELKFKGPFTDVVTTNLKLGNPTDRNVCFKVKTTAPRRYCVRPNSGIIDAGTSINVSVMLQPFDYDPNEKSKHKFMVQSMFAPADTSDMEAVWKEAKPEELMDSKLRCVFELPAENDKPHDVEINKIVSTSATKTDSSVMSKSISSSLDDTEVKKVMEDYKRLQVEVQRLREENKQFKEEDGLRMRRAPQTNNPISASAAAVKDEGFSSRLLALVVLFFVFGVIIGKIAL